The sequence below is a genomic window from Clostridium putrefaciens.
TTTAAATGTATCTATAGCAGCCTCTATAATGATGTTTGAAGTTATAAGACAAATAAATTCTAGTATTGAATTTATTTAAATTAGTATGTATAATGAGTTTAACTAAATAAATAATGGCAATGAAAGAGAGAGTAAATATAAAATATGATGTTAGACATCAATGAATATATTTTCAGGGAGAAAGGGTCAAAGACTGAAAGCCTTTTTGAATATAATTATATTGAAGTTCACTCTGGAGCCCTAGCTGTGAAATGTAAGTAGTGGTTAGCGGATAAAACCGTTAAATTTAACTAAGATAGTAGTTTTATAAACTACTAATTAGGGTGGTACCGCGGATATTCCGTCCCTTTTTTGGGACGGTTTTTTATTTGTCCATAATTATTAAAGATAGGAAGGAGAAAATAAGATGAAAGAAAACTTAAAGTTAATAAAAGAAAAAGCTATAGAAGAATTAAAAAAAGTTAATTCTACTGGTGATATTGAATCAATAAAAGTTAAGTATTTAGGTAAAAAGGGTGAACTTACTGCCATATTAAGAGGAATGGGGGGCTTATCTAACGAAGAAAGACCCATAATAGGAAAACTTGCAAATGAGGTTAGGGAATCAATAGAACTTTATATAAATAATCTAGCAAGAAACATAAAAGAAGAAGAAAAGCTAGAAAAGTTAAGTAAAGAAACTATAGATATATCACTTCCAGGAAAGAAACAAACAATTGGAAAGCGACATCCCTTAGACCTTACATTAGAAAGCATGAAAGAAATATTTATGTCAATGGGATTTTCAATAGAGGAAGGTCCGGAAGTGGAGCTTGATTACTATAATTTTGAGGCTCTTAATATACCTAAAAATCATCCTGCTAGAAGTGAACAAGATACTTTTTACATAAACGAAAAGGTAGTTTTAAGAACTCAGACATCACCAGTTCAGGTAAGGGTTATGGAAAATCAAAAACCACCTATAAAAATGATATCTCCAGGAAAGGTTTATAGATCTGATGCTGCAGATGCTACTCATTCACCTATATTCTATCAAATGGAGGGTCTAGTTATAGATAAAGGTATAACCTTTGCAGATTTAAAGGGTACCTTAGATATATTTGCTAAAAAGATGTTTGGAAGCAATGTTAAAACTAAATTCAGACCTCATCACTTCCCATTTACAGAACCTTCAGCAGAGATGGATGCTACATGCTTTGTATGTGAGGGTAAAGGATGTAATGTTTGTAAAAATAGCGGATGGATTGAGCTTTTGGGTGGAGGAATGGTACATCCAGATGTGCTTAGAAACTGTGG
It includes:
- the pheS gene encoding phenylalanine--tRNA ligase subunit alpha, giving the protein MKENLKLIKEKAIEELKKVNSTGDIESIKVKYLGKKGELTAILRGMGGLSNEERPIIGKLANEVRESIELYINNLARNIKEEEKLEKLSKETIDISLPGKKQTIGKRHPLDLTLESMKEIFMSMGFSIEEGPEVELDYYNFEALNIPKNHPARSEQDTFYINEKVVLRTQTSPVQVRVMENQKPPIKMISPGKVYRSDAADATHSPIFYQMEGLVIDKGITFADLKGTLDIFAKKMFGSNVKTKFRPHHFPFTEPSAEMDATCFVCEGKGCNVCKNSGWIELLGGGMVHPDVLRNCGIDPEVYSGFAFGFGVDRMVMLKYGIDDIRLLYESDIRFLKEF